CGAGTTCGTCTATCGCAGCGCGCTCGACGTCCAGCGCGATCGCGTTTACGCCGAATTCCAGCTGGCCGCCTCGCAGCATATCGACACCCTGCGCAAACGCCTCGACGCGGTCCTCGACCTGCAGCAACTGCTGGCCAAGCACGTGGATGTCTCCGGCACCGGCTCGGCGGCGGAGTTCAGCCAGATCACCCGGCCGGTGATGCGGGTGCACCCGTTCATCTCGGCGATCGTGTTCGCCGAAGTGGACACGCGTGCGTCCGGCACCCGCTATCCGGTGCGCTTCGCGCTGTCGGACGGCGCCTGGCCGCAGCCCGGCGCCAAGCTCAACGACGAGGGCCCGCTGGCACTCGCCGCCATCGAGCAGGCCGTCAAGCACCGCACCACCTATGCGACGCCGCCGCTGAGCTCGCCCGACAGCGACCGCGCCGATGGCATCCGCCTGTTCGCCGCGGCCGGTGACGGCATCACCGCCGTGTTCCTGCACCTGAGCGACCTGGCCGAAAGCACCCTGTGGGCCGGCATGGACCCGGACGCACGCGACATGGCCTTCACCATCGTCGACGCCACCGACGACCCGACCCATGCCGCCGAGATCTATCGCGACACGGTCTCGGACGGCTTCGAGACCGCCTATGCCGAAGCCGTCCCCTTCGCCAACCGCCGCTGGCTGGTCATCGCCACGCCGATGCCCAAGCACTACGAACTGGCCCCGCAGCCGAGCGTCAAGCGCCAGCGCTACGCCGGTTGGGCCATCACCCTGCTGGCGACGCTGATCGTCGCCTCGCTGCAGACCCGCAACGCGGTCATCCGCGGCCATGTGCAGCGGCGCACGGCGGAGCTGGCCCGCTCCAACCAGATGCTGGCCGAGACCAACGCCACCCTGGAGGCGGAGATCCGCCAGCGCATCGCCTCCGAAGCGGCCCTGCGCGAGAGCACGACACTGCAGCAGGCCATCCTGCACAGTGCCGACTACGCCATCCTGCTCACCGACAACACCGGCGTGATCCGGGTCTTCAACCCGGCCGCCGAATCCATGCTCGGCGGCCGTGCCGCCGACGTGGTCGGCAAGCGCACCCCGCTGGCCTTCATCGACGACGGCGATCTGGCGCAGATGGCCGAAGAGAGCGGCGAGCACGGCTTCGAGGCCCTGCTCGCGACCGCCCGTCACCGGGAGGCGTCGGACCCGCTGGAACTCGACCTGTGCCGCGCCGACGGGCGCCGGGTGCCGGCCTCGATCTCGGTCTCGCCGCTGGTGGACGCCACCCACGGCCACATCACCGGCTACCTGCTGATCGCCGCCGACATCACCCACCGCAAGGCCGCCGAGTCACGCATCCTGCATCTGGCCCATTTCGACCCGCTCACCGACCTGCCCAACCGCAGCCTGCTGCACACCCGGCTCGAAGAGGCGCTCGACACCGCCGCCACCTGCAAGCAGCCGCTGGCGGTGCTGTTCCTCGACCTGGACCGCTTCAAGTACGTGAACGACTCGCTCGGCCACCAGGCCGGCGACGCCCTGCTCAAGGCGGTCTCCGGTCGCTTCCGCCACTGCGTGCGCGAGCAGGACACGGTGGCGCGCATGGGCGGCGACGAGTTCATCGTGGTGCTCTCCGAGCTGGAGGGGCGCGACCATGCCACCGAGGTCGCCGGACGCATCATCGAGGCGCTCAACGCGCCCTTCGACATCAAGGGCCACCGGCTCACGGTCACCCCGTCCATCGGCATCGCCATCTACCCCGAGGACGGCGACAAGGCCGACCTGCTCATCAAGCACGCGGACGCGGCCATGTATCACGCCAAGGAGCAGGGGCGGAACAACTATCAGTTCTACGAGCGCCGTTTCTCCACCAGCGTGTCGGCCCGCCTCAACCTCGAGAACCGGCTGCGCCGCGCGCTCGAACGCGACGAATTCGAGGTCTACTACCAGCCCCAGGTCGAGACCGCGACCGGCGAATTCGTCGGCCTCGAGGCCCTGCTGCGCTGGCGCGACCCGGAGCACGGCCTGGTGAGCCCGGACGAATTCGTCCCGGTGGCGGAGGATTCGGGCCTGATCGTACCGATCGGCGAGTGGGTGCTGCGCACCGCCTGCCGCCAGAACCAGGCATGGCGTTCGGCGCGCCTGCTCGACGTGCCGGTGGCGGTCAACCTGTCGGCGCGCCAGTTCGACGAGCACACCCTGCTGGGCACGGTGGCGGCCATTCTCGACGAGACCGGGCTGCCGCCCCAGCGGCTCGAGCTGGAGCTGACCGAGACGCTCATCATGCGCAATCCGGAGCTGACCGCCGAGCTGCTCGACGCCGGCAAGCGCCTGGGCATCCTCATCAGCGTGGACGACTTCGGCACCGGCTACTCGAGCCTGGCCTACCTGAAGCGCTTCCCCATCGACCGGCTCAAGATCGACCGCTCCTTCATCGCCGACATCGAGACCGAGCCGGACGACGCCGCCATCGCCCAGACCATCATCGCCATGGCCCACACCCTGCGCATCGACGTGCTCGCCGAAGGCGTGGAGACGGTGGCGCAGCTGCGCATGCTGCGCAACTGGCAGTGCTCCGCCTACCAGGGCTACCTGTGCAGCCACCCGCTGCCGACCCACGAGATGACCGCCCTGCTGCGCGGCCTGCGCGCCGCCCACATGCTCGGACTGCCGGAAGTCGGGCACGCCTGAGGCCGGCGCCTTCTGCGCCCGCTTTACTTCGTTCAGGCGCGATCTAGAATCAGATCGAACATGCCTGCGGTCGTCCGACGCCGCTGCGACACACCCCTGATTCCCGCGCCGAACGACTTCCCCGCCCGACAGGACATGCATTCCCGTTTGCACGCGGAGGGACTCCATGGGCAGCGTCTACGATCTCGTCATCCGCGCCGGCACGGTGGTCGACGGCAGCGGGCAGGCCCCATACGCGGCGGACGTGGCGGTCCGCGATGGACGCATCGTCGCCGTCGGCAAGGTCGGCGGACGCGGGCGCGAGGAAATCGACGCCCGTGACCAGGTGGTGACGCCCGGCTTCGTGGACATCCACACCCATTTCGACGGCCAGGTGACCTGGGAGCACCGCCTCGTCCCGTCGTCGTCCCATGGCGTCACCACCGTCGTCATGGGCAACTGCGGGGTCGGCTTCGCCCCCTGCCGTCGTGATCGGCATGAAGCACTCATCCGCCTCATGGAAGGCGTGGAAGACATTCCTCACCCGGTGCTTGCCGACGGACTGCCCTGGCACTGGGAGACCTATCCGCAGTACCTCGACTTCCTCGCCGGGCGCGCCTTCGACATGGACGTCGGCAGCCAGCTGCCGCATGCCGCGCTGCGCGTCTACGTGATGGACCAGCGCGGCGTCGACCGCGAACCTGCGACCGACCAGGACCTGCAACAGATGGCCGCCCTGGTGCGCGAAGCGATGGCAGCCGGCGCGTTGGGCCTGAGCACCTCGCGGACGTTCTTCCATCGG
The nucleotide sequence above comes from Nitrogeniibacter mangrovi. Encoded proteins:
- a CDS encoding putative bifunctional diguanylate cyclase/phosphodiesterase, whose translation is MRALIGLPLRWLRRVSLALIVLAVLGLAAEFVYRSALDVQRDRVYAEFQLAASQHIDTLRKRLDAVLDLQQLLAKHVDVSGTGSAAEFSQITRPVMRVHPFISAIVFAEVDTRASGTRYPVRFALSDGAWPQPGAKLNDEGPLALAAIEQAVKHRTTYATPPLSSPDSDRADGIRLFAAAGDGITAVFLHLSDLAESTLWAGMDPDARDMAFTIVDATDDPTHAAEIYRDTVSDGFETAYAEAVPFANRRWLVIATPMPKHYELAPQPSVKRQRYAGWAITLLATLIVASLQTRNAVIRGHVQRRTAELARSNQMLAETNATLEAEIRQRIASEAALRESTTLQQAILHSADYAILLTDNTGVIRVFNPAAESMLGGRAADVVGKRTPLAFIDDGDLAQMAEESGEHGFEALLATARHREASDPLELDLCRADGRRVPASISVSPLVDATHGHITGYLLIAADITHRKAAESRILHLAHFDPLTDLPNRSLLHTRLEEALDTAATCKQPLAVLFLDLDRFKYVNDSLGHQAGDALLKAVSGRFRHCVREQDTVARMGGDEFIVVLSELEGRDHATEVAGRIIEALNAPFDIKGHRLTVTPSIGIAIYPEDGDKADLLIKHADAAMYHAKEQGRNNYQFYERRFSTSVSARLNLENRLRRALERDEFEVYYQPQVETATGEFVGLEALLRWRDPEHGLVSPDEFVPVAEDSGLIVPIGEWVLRTACRQNQAWRSARLLDVPVAVNLSARQFDEHTLLGTVAAILDETGLPPQRLELELTETLIMRNPELTAELLDAGKRLGILISVDDFGTGYSSLAYLKRFPIDRLKIDRSFIADIETEPDDAAIAQTIIAMAHTLRIDVLAEGVETVAQLRMLRNWQCSAYQGYLCSHPLPTHEMTALLRGLRAAHMLGLPEVGHA